The Callospermophilus lateralis isolate mCalLat2 chromosome 15, mCalLat2.hap1, whole genome shotgun sequence genome window below encodes:
- the Neurog3 gene encoding neurogenin-3 — MAPHPLGAPTIQVAHEIQQPFPGVSNNVGPCAASAPPSPTGMPRNCSEAEAGACPGAAKKLKARRGGRSRPKSELALSKQRRSRRKKANDRERNRMHNLNSALDALRGVLPTFPDDAKLTKIETLRFAHNYIWALTQTLRIADHSFYGPDPPAPPCGELGSPDSGSSGDWGSLYSPVSQAGSLSPAASLEERPGLRGPTSPACLRPGTLAFSDFL, encoded by the coding sequence ATGGCGCCTCATCCTTTGGGTGCACCCACTATCCAAGTGGCCCACGAGATCCAGCAGCCCTTCCCTGGAGTCTCCAATAACGTGGGGCCCTGCGCCGCGTCCGCCCCACCTAGCCCCACTGGCATGCCCCGAAACTGCTCCGAGGCAGAAGCGGGTGCCTGCCCAGGCGCTGCTAAGAAGCTCAAGGCGCGGCGAGGAGGACGCAGCCGGCCAAAGAGCGAGTTGGCGCTGAGCAAGCAGAGACGGAGTCGGCGCAAGAAGGCAAACGATCGGGAGCGCAATCGGATGCACAACCTCAACTCGGCGCTCGACGCGTTGCGCGGCGTCCTGCCCACCTTCCCGGACGATGCGAAGCTCACCAAGATCGAGACGCTGCGTTTCGCCCACAATTACATCTGGGCTCTGACTCAAACTCTGCGCATAGCGGACCACAGCTTCTACGGGCCAGACCCTCCCGCACCGCCCTGTGGGGAGCTGGGCAGCCCAGACAGTGGCTCCTCTGGGGACTGGGGCTCCCTCTACTCTCCAGTTTCCCAAGCTGGCAGCCTGAGCCCAGCCGCTTCCCTGGAAGAGCGCCCCGGGCTGCGGGGGCCCACCTCCCCCGCTTGCCTGCGCCCGGGCACCCTGGCATTCTCAGACTTCCTGTGA